The Prosthecobacter fusiformis region TTCTGCACGTGCTCAAGAGGCGGCTCCTGGCGTGCTTTGGACGTCCCTGGCGTTGCCTGGGAAACCGTTTATGGCCACTTCCGCCGCTGGGCCAAGGCCGGTCTCTGGGATCAGGCCATGCAGCAGATGAAATGGCATGCAGGCAAGAACCTCGGCATGATTGACTCCACCCACATCAAGGTCCACCGCGACGGGGCCAACCCCGCCGGAGGCCAGGAACAACAGGCCATGAGCCGCACCAAGGGCGGACTCAACACGAAGCTGCATGCTGCGGTGGACGGGCGCTGCCAGCCTCAAGCCTTGATTTTGACGGCAGGCACGGAGGCTGATGTCTTGCATGCGCCAGCTTTGCTTGAATCTGTGGAGGGCAGGCGGGTGCTCATGGACAAGGCTTATGACAGCGATGGGTAGCGCGAGCTCATCGCAAGCAAAGGTATGAAAGCCTGCATTCCGCCGCGCAGCAACCGGGTGGCCCCTGCGGCTTACGACAAGGCGCTTTACAAGAAAAGGAACTGCGTGGAGAACTTCTTTGAGAAGATCAAAAGGATGCGGCGCATCGCCACGCGCTACGACACAACCGATGTCTCCTTCATGGCCTTTGTCCTCCTTGGCATCTGCACTCTATCTCTCAGAAACCAATTTTAAAACACGCCCTAGCCACCCAAGCTCCTTCGTCAAATGTCTTTATGAGGTGCTTCGCGTGACGCTTACTTTCGAACTACAGCTCTCGATATAACAACCCAAATATGGGTATTCGATTGATGATTTTTTGCAATCTTATCAGCTCGGGTATCTCCCGTGATGTGTAACCTGCATCTTCAAGTGCATCGGAGATTATCTGGAACGGCAACTTCCATTCCGACAAGAAATCAACTTTTGACATTTGAATTTCAGGTAACAAATTTAGCTGATTTTCAGCACCTCCGATAACTGCCTCAAAATCTGAATGAATCTCAATTATTACCTGATTCCAAGTCATTTGCCATTTGGCATTAAAAGTGTTAGAGGGCCAATGTATAATCATTTCTCCCGTGTGAGAATCCATCAATGATTCGCATAGGTCCATCGCGTCGTCAATGAGACAGCTTAGATCATACTTGTAACTCAAAGGTATTGGAATGGAACCCCAAATCATGAAAGCATACTCCGTTTGCAGCGGGAAAACAGTCTCTATCGCGTCTGCTATGGTTGCGTCAGATTTGTCAATTCCCTTTTTATTAATCGGCTTACTGGCTTGTATCCAAAAGTTCATATAGTTAGGGCCTGGGATGACCATGAAATGTACCGGATCCATTATTGCAAACCCATATTCTCGTAGCTAGCTACTGTCTCACCACTTGTCAAGTGGACAACACTTGTACTTCCAGCAGGAAGAAAAGATGCCAGGCATATATTTAGAGCGGAATGTTATTGCGCCAGATTCTTGGAGCGAGTCCGTTGACAATGATGAATGATTACCACAACTGGAGCAGGATACCTGGGGTTATGGCCCTCTCAAATAGTGAATGCTGAAGTGGTTGTTCCGCCGGTAATGATTTTGTGTATTGGAGCCTTAGTTGTATTATTTCTAATTTTTTTAGAATTGCTTTTTCGGCGGATAAAATTAAAAAAGGATGAGGCATGAATGTGCTTGGCGCTGGCAATGTGGCATCTCTTGGCATGGCAGCGTGGGTGGTAAGCAGTTAAGATACCATCCGTTCTTCATTCAATACTCAGATTGAATTATGAAAATGATAATTTTGTTTATAGTGGTTTTTCTATCTGGATGTCGAGTAGATATGAAGGAAAGTCAAGTGTCCCTCCATCTGGCAGGTGTCGCTTTAAGTCACGGCAAATTGGAATACACTCTCAAGAATTGCTCGGGGAATTTTGTTGCCTTTCCTGCTTGGAAATCCCCACTCCTAGCTACGACAGAAGGAATTCTGTACATGGATATTTTGAGCGTGCAATCAAAAGAAGCATCGGTTAAATCTCTCTACACTGGCCTTTGGGTTAGTCATTTGAATTTAACTAAAAGCATGGTTACCGTGCTTGAACCATATTCTGTGCAGAAAGGTAGAGTTGATGTAAATAAAAATTATGAAATGAAAGCGGGTATCCATCAAATTCAATGGATTTTGTCTGGGAAGGATTTGCCTGTCGCTTGTTTTGACTCGAAGGAAAAAGTGGAGCGTTGGTTGAATAAAGTTAGTGAAAATACTAAATTTAGTCATATCGCCACTATCTCCAGCGACAGCATTCAATATCGCAACGAGTAATAGCGAACTCTTCTCCCTCCGCCGCCTGCGACACCATGCTGTGGGGTGATGTTCCTCAGGAGTGAATGGCACCCATGAGGTAGCGCCATGGGATCATTCACTGTGATGACCTCCATCAACTTGACCAAACAGCGTCCAGCTTTCGTGGCTCTGATAGACTCGCATCACCAGGGGAGTAACCATGACGAGGAAGGCGTAGCCCCGATCTCAAACCCCTCTTCATTCTAAAAACCCGCGATATCATCCGTTCCAGCTTCGTATGTGCTGCATGACTGTTCGCCTGGCTGCCTTGTCCCTGTGCTTCCTCACTGCCTCCGCAGTGGCCGTGGAGACTCAGGTGACCTTCCGCGAAGCACCCCACAAGTATCTCGACCACACCCCGCAGGATCGCTTTGCCGCAGTGCAAAAGCAGATCGAAAAAGGCGAGGTCAAGTTGGATACATCAAGCGACAAGGCTTTCCTGGCCAGCATTCTCAAGGCCCTGGACATTCCCGTTTCCTCCCAGCTTCTCGTCTTTTCCGCCAGCTCATTGCAGAGTGAGATCATCAATCCCAGCAATCCTCGCGCACTCTACTTCAATGAGGATACCTACATCGGTTATGTGCCGGGCGGCAAAGTGGAAGTGATCGCCATGGACCCAGAGATGGGTGCCATGTTTTACATCTTTGAACGGCTGCGGCCGGGCGGGGGAGTACCACCGATGACGCGGTCAGACAAATGCTTCAACTGCCATGCGGGCAATGCCACCCGACGGGTTCCCGGCCTCATTGCGGAATCCCTTTTGCCCATGCTCAGCGGAGCCAGTCTGGAGACTTATCGCCGGGATGAGCAGGGGCATCAAATCCCCCTGGAGAAGCGATTCGGCGGCTGGCATCTGACGGGTAAACATCACCTGAAAGATAACCTCGCCAACCTGATGGGCCGCACCAGTTCATCGCGCGGTTTTGAAAAGACACCGGTGGAGCCGGGCCAGATGTCCGACCTGAATCTGCACCTGATCCCCACCAGCGACATCCTGCCGCATCTGGTGCATGAGCATCAGCTCGGGTTTGAAAACCGTGTCTTCCATGCCGCCTACGTGATGCGCCAGCTCCTGGCAGAAGGCCGTGGCAGCCTGCCCCTGGCGGCTAAGCCTGAGATGGAAACGCTGGCGGATGAATTGGCCCGTTACATCCTCTTTGCCGATGAGGCGAAACTGCCTACCGAGGGTATAGAAGGAGATGCTGAATTCATCCGTGAATTTCAGCGTAACAAAAAGTCTGTCAAAGCGGGGGCGTCTCTGAAGGATTTTGATCTGAAGAACCGCATCTTCAAATACCGGTGCAGTTACATGATCTATACTGACTCCTGGCAGAAACTGCCCGCCATGCTCCGCGAGCGGGTTTACTTCAAAATGGCTGAGGGGCTTCGTGAGCAGAATGCCAACCCCGCTTATGCCCATCTGCCCCCGGATGAGCGGCGGGCCATACGCACGATCTTGAAAGAAACCCTGCCCGGCCTGCCCACTTGGTGGCGCTGAGGTGACAATTCTGTGCACGATTCAACGTTTCGACTCGTAATGAAGACCAACCAACGCTGCCGGGAATAAAAAATCCGGTTCTGCGTCTGATATCTGTCCGCACCACAGTCCTTCACGGAAAAGGTGCGAACCACCAAACCGACAAACCAAACCAAACGAACATCATGAAGAAACTGCTCGCACTCGCCCTCTCCCTCGTCGCCGCATCCGCCATGGCTGCCGAGTATCCGGACATCAGCATCTCCGACCTCAAGACCGCCATCTCTGAGAAGAAGGTGACCGTCATCGACGTCAACGGTTCTGACTCCTACGCTGAAGGCCGCGTGCCGACCGCCATCGACTTTGAAGCCAAGGGCGGCGAACTGGAAAAAGTCCTTCCTGCTGACAAGAACGCCCTCGTCGTGGCCTATTGCGGCGGCCCTAGCTGCAACGCCTACAAGGCTGCTGCCAAGAAGGCCACTGAGCTGGGCTACACCAACGTCAAGCACCTTTCCGCAGGCAAGTCCGGCTGGAAGAAAGCTGGCGAAGAACTCGAGAAGTAATTCTCTGACCTGATTCACGCCGGGATGCTGGACAAACCCGCATCCCGGCGTTTTTAATACCCACCACCGTCCCAAGTCCCGCCCTTCATGAAAAAGATCCTCCTCGCCCTCTCGCTCCTCGTTTCCGCCGCACTCCCCGCCGCTGATGAAACCAAGCCTGTGACCTATGAAGGGCAGATCACCGGCGTGGTCTGCGCCTCCTGCAAGGCCCACATCACCGCCGCCCTCACCCAAAAGCTGACCGATGTCGTCAGCGTGGACGTGAAAGCCGGAGATACCCCGGATACCCAGAAGCTGATCGTCGTTGCCAACAACAGCGACATCACCAAGGAGACTGCAACCGAGGCCCTGGGCACCTATGCCAAAAACTACCAGATCCTTTCTCTGGCGAAAAAGTAACACACCTCCCAGCCTCTTCTCCTAAAAGGACCGCTATTCCAAGCGGTCCTTTTTGTTAGGTGCTCCCGGAGCTGATAAAACGCGGGATTCAGAGGGGATAAAGAGCACCCTGCCTTTCGATAAATGGCCTTTGGAGGAGGGTTTACGGGCAATAACAAAGCGAAATCGCGGCGGAATAGCCACCTTCTGCCGTAGATTCTCGGCCTGGGCTTGACGTCTGCCCTGGCCCCATTTAAGCGAGCAACATGAGAATCCTCATTACCGGCGGCGCGGGTTTCCTTGGCTCCCATCTTTGCGAACGGCTCCTGAACGAGGGCCACGATGTCCTGTGCATGGACAACTTTTTTACCGGGAGAAAAGCCAACATCGCCCACCTGCTCCCGAATCCAAACTTCGAGCTGTTCCGGCATGATGTGATCGATCCTTTCAAGGCCGAAGTGGACCGCATTTATAACCTGGCCTGTCCCGCCTCTCCGCCGCATTACCAGTACAATGCCATCAAGACCATCAAGACCTCCGTCATGGGCGCCATCAATGTCCTGGGTCTGGCCAAGCGCACCCGTGCCCGTGTCTTCCAGGCCTCCACTTCTGAAGTCTATGGCGACCCTGAGGTGCATCCGCAGCCAGAGACCTACTGGGGCCATGTGAACCCCATCGGCATCCGCTCCTGCTATGATGAAGGCAAGCGTGTGGCTGAAACTTTGTTCTTTGATTACCATCGCCAAAACGGCGTGGACATCCGCGTAGTGCGCATCTTCAACACCTATGGCCCGCGCATGCTGCCGGATGACGGCCGTGTGGTGTCCAACTTCATCGTGCAGGCCCTGCGCGGTCAGAACATCACCATCTATGGCGATGGCAGCCAGACCCGCAGCTTCTGTTATGTGGATGACCTCATCGAAGGCTTTGTCCGCCTCATGGAGACCCCCGGCATCACCGGCCCGATCAACATCGGAAACCCCGGCGAATTCACGATGCTTCAGCTTGCCGAGCAGGTGCTGAAAAAGATCGGTGGCCCGTCCAAGATCACCTTCCACCCCCTGCCTTCGGATGATCCTAAGCAGCGCCGCCCTGACATCACCCTGGCGAAAACCCACCTCGGCTGGGAGCCGAAGGTGCCGCTGGAGGAAGGTCTGGACCGCACCATCGCATACTTTAAAACGGTGGTGGCTGTCTGATTTCCTTTCCGCTTTTTTGCCCCCTCTGAACTTCCGGGAAAACGCCGTCATCCATCTCCTGCCATGAATATTTGCTGCATTGGTGCTGGTTACGTTGGCGGTCCCACCATGGCCATGATCGCTGCCAAGTGCCCGGATATCCGGGTGGAGGTGGTGGATCTGAATGAGGCACGCATTGCCGCCTGGAATTCGGACGATCTGCCCATTTATGAACCCGGCCTGGATGAAATCGTCCGCCAGTCGCGTGGGCGGAATCTCTTTTTTAGCACGGGCGTTAATGAGGCTATCCGGGCTGCGGACATCATCTTCGTCAGTGTGAATACCCCCACCAAAACCTTCGGTATGGGGGCCGATAAAGCAGCGGACCTGCGGTATGTGGAGGCCGTGGCCCGTACCATCGCTGAGGTGGTGGACGAACCAAAAATCATCGTCGAAAAAAGCACCATCCCGGTAAAAACGGCGGAGGCCATCCTCAGCATCCTGGCTTCCAATGGCAAGGGGCTCAAGCATCAGGTCCTCTCCAATCCTGAATTCCTTGCCGAAGGCACCGCCGTCGCAGATCTCACCGCCCCGGACCGTATCCTCATTGGTGGGGAGACGACCCCGGAAGGCCAGATTGCCATTGAGACCCTGGTCAGCGTTTATGCCCATTGGGTGCCACGCGAGCGCATCTTGACGACGAACCTGTGGTCCTCGGAGCTTTCCAAGCTCGTCGCCAATGCCTTCCTGGCCCAGCGCATCTCCTCCATCAATAGCATCTCCGCCTTGTGTGAGGCCACCGGGGCCGATGTGGATGAGGTGGCACGCGCCATCGGGACGGATTCGCGCATCGGGCCTAAGTTCCTCAAGTCCTCCGTAGGATTTGGCGGTTCCTGCTTTCAAAAGGATGTGCTGAACCTCGTTTATCTCTGCGGTCACTTCGGCCTGCCGGATGTCGCGGCCTACTGGGATCATGTGATCCGGATGAATGACTGGCAGAAACGCCGTTTCTCCGAGCGCATCGTGCGTACCCTTTTCAATACGGTCACGGGCAAGCGCATCGCTGTGCTCGGTTTCGCCTTCAAAAAGGACACCGACGACACCCGTGAATCCGCCGCCATCTATGTCTGCAAAGACCTGCTGGAGGAGCGTGCGAACCTGGCCATCCATGATCCCAAGGTCAAACCTGCCCAGATGCGCAGCGACCTCTCCCTGGCCGAGGGGGACTCCCGTGTCACCTTTGCCGCCACGGCTGAAGAAGCCGCCGCCGATGCCCATGCCCTGCTGGTGCTGACGGAATGGGAATGTTTCAAGGATCTGGACTTTGAAAAGATCTACCAAAAGATGCTCAAGCCCGCCTGGATCTTTGATGGCCGCAACCTCCTCGACCGACCCAAGCTTGAAGCCATCGGCTTCAAGGTCTATAGCATCGGCAAGCCTCTGAATCGCAGTTGAGGCACGGGTATTGCTCTGCGTGCTCTCCGTATAGTTCTTTGTTCTCTCGCTCTCCCTTACCTTATGCCCACCGCACTCATCACTGGCATCACCGGCCAAGACGGTTCCTACCTCGCAGAACAGCTCCTCGCCAAGGGGTATACGGTCCACGGCATGATCCGGCGGGCATCGAACTTCAATACCCAGCGTATTGAGCACTTGTTCAATGACCCTGAAATCTATAACCAGAAGCTCTTTCTGCATCATGGGGACCTCACGGATTCCAGTAACCTGAACCGGCTTCTGGAAAAGACCTCGCCTAACGAGATCTATAACCTGGCGGCACAGAGCCATGTGAAGGTTTCTTTTGAAGTGCCGGAGTATACGGCGGAGGTGGATGGCCTGGGCACGCTGCGGTTTCTGGATGCGATCAAGGAAGTGGGGCTGGAGAAACGGGCGCGCTTTTACCAGGCCTCCACCAGTGAGCTTTATGGCTTGGTGCAAGAGGTGCCGCAGACGGAAAAGACCCCGTTTTACCCGCGCTCCCCCTATGGTGTGGCTAAGCTCTATGGGTACTGGATTGTCGTGAACTATCGCGAATCCTATGGCCTGCACGCTAGCAATGGCGTCCTCTTTAACCATGAGTCCCCGCGTCGTGGGGAGACTTTTGTGACGCGTAAGATCACCCGGGCTGCTGGGCGTATTCGTGAGGGGTTGCAGACGGATGTCTCCCTGGGGAATCTGAGTGCCCAGCGTGACTGGGGGTATGCGCCGGAGTATACGGAAATGATGTGGCGCATGCTGCAAAAGGAGGAGCCGGGGGACTACGTATGCGCCACCCATGAAACGCATACGGTGCGGAAATTCTGTGAGCATGCCTTTGCGGCAGTGGATATGCCGCTGACCTTTGAGGGCGAAGGTGAGGATGAAGTGGGTCGGGATGAAAAGGGCATCGTGCGGGTGAAGGTGAACCGCGATTATTACCGTCCGGCGGAGGTGGAACTCCTCATCGGAAATCCTGAAAAGGCCCGGCGTGAGCTTGGTTGGTCACCGAAGGTGACGTTTGAGGAACTGGTCACGATCATGGCGGCGGCGGATTGGTCCCTGGCGAAGAAAGAAAAGGCTCTCATGGTTTAAGTCCGGTATTCTCTCTCCTCCTTCTTCCCTAGATCCCCCATTCCATGTCGCTTTTGGATTCCCGCATCTATGTCGCCGGTCACCGGGGGATGGTCGGTGGTGCTTTGGTCCGCAGTATACGTGAGCGGGGCGGGCGGGACATCCTCACGGCCACTCATGCGGAGCTGGATCTGTGCCGCCAGGGCCAGGTGGAAAGCTGGTTCAGTGAGCATCAGCCGGATACGGTCATCCTGGCTGCGGCTAAGGTGGGCGGCATCCATGCGAACAACACGTATCCGGCAGAGTTCATTTACGATAACTTGATGATGTCGGCGAACGTCATTCATGCGGCTTATACCTCCGGGGTGAAGCGCCTGCTGTTCCTGGGCAGTTCCTGC contains the following coding sequences:
- a CDS encoding transposase — its product is FCTCSRGGSWRALDVPGVAWETVYGHFRRWAKAGLWDQAMQQMKWHAGKNLGMIDSTHIKVHRDGANPAGGQEQQAMSRTKGGLNTKLHAAVDGRCQPQALILTAGTEADVLHAPALLESVEGRRVLMDKAYDSDG
- a CDS encoding transposase; its protein translation is MKACIPPRSNRVAPAAYDKALYKKRNCVENFFEKIKRMRRIATRYDTTDVSFMAFVLLGICTLSLRNQF
- a CDS encoding rhodanese-like domain-containing protein; amino-acid sequence: MKKLLALALSLVAASAMAAEYPDISISDLKTAISEKKVTVIDVNGSDSYAEGRVPTAIDFEAKGGELEKVLPADKNALVVAYCGGPSCNAYKAAAKKATELGYTNVKHLSAGKSGWKKAGEELEK
- a CDS encoding UDP-glucuronic acid decarboxylase family protein, which translates into the protein MRILITGGAGFLGSHLCERLLNEGHDVLCMDNFFTGRKANIAHLLPNPNFELFRHDVIDPFKAEVDRIYNLACPASPPHYQYNAIKTIKTSVMGAINVLGLAKRTRARVFQASTSEVYGDPEVHPQPETYWGHVNPIGIRSCYDEGKRVAETLFFDYHRQNGVDIRVVRIFNTYGPRMLPDDGRVVSNFIVQALRGQNITIYGDGSQTRSFCYVDDLIEGFVRLMETPGITGPINIGNPGEFTMLQLAEQVLKKIGGPSKITFHPLPSDDPKQRRPDITLAKTHLGWEPKVPLEEGLDRTIAYFKTVVAV
- a CDS encoding UDP-glucose 6-dehydrogenase, with the translated sequence MNICCIGAGYVGGPTMAMIAAKCPDIRVEVVDLNEARIAAWNSDDLPIYEPGLDEIVRQSRGRNLFFSTGVNEAIRAADIIFVSVNTPTKTFGMGADKAADLRYVEAVARTIAEVVDEPKIIVEKSTIPVKTAEAILSILASNGKGLKHQVLSNPEFLAEGTAVADLTAPDRILIGGETTPEGQIAIETLVSVYAHWVPRERILTTNLWSSELSKLVANAFLAQRISSINSISALCEATGADVDEVARAIGTDSRIGPKFLKSSVGFGGSCFQKDVLNLVYLCGHFGLPDVAAYWDHVIRMNDWQKRRFSERIVRTLFNTVTGKRIAVLGFAFKKDTDDTRESAAIYVCKDLLEERANLAIHDPKVKPAQMRSDLSLAEGDSRVTFAATAEEAAADAHALLVLTEWECFKDLDFEKIYQKMLKPAWIFDGRNLLDRPKLEAIGFKVYSIGKPLNRS
- the gmd gene encoding GDP-mannose 4,6-dehydratase; translation: MPTALITGITGQDGSYLAEQLLAKGYTVHGMIRRASNFNTQRIEHLFNDPEIYNQKLFLHHGDLTDSSNLNRLLEKTSPNEIYNLAAQSHVKVSFEVPEYTAEVDGLGTLRFLDAIKEVGLEKRARFYQASTSELYGLVQEVPQTEKTPFYPRSPYGVAKLYGYWIVVNYRESYGLHASNGVLFNHESPRRGETFVTRKITRAAGRIREGLQTDVSLGNLSAQRDWGYAPEYTEMMWRMLQKEEPGDYVCATHETHTVRKFCEHAFAAVDMPLTFEGEGEDEVGRDEKGIVRVKVNRDYYRPAEVELLIGNPEKARRELGWSPKVTFEELVTIMAAADWSLAKKEKALMV